One Bufo gargarizans isolate SCDJY-AF-19 chromosome 3, ASM1485885v1, whole genome shotgun sequence DNA segment encodes these proteins:
- the LOC122932598 gene encoding translation initiation factor IF-3, mitochondrial-like produces MSGLHLKKIFCQAANNGRCYFGRHFGLCHRSFRTTSYLPWNTISWTRKGLLAVDVKSYSTAEEEVAKKPSATKKVNVNARKVIGHVGRLIPYKMIQVLDQDGKDMGKMLKRDVIRVMEKENLKLVTVSQNADPPVYKLLTGKELHEEQLKLRDQQKHSTSPGPVQIKEMSFLASISQHDLDVKRKQLIHWIEKKHHIRITVLNSRTVNGPDKLAVLQQMIESMVDCATCMVQPKERKDGRAMICVLRPLSAKELQKRKVEVTAEKQSDAAPAEKPSTNDNHRPIP; encoded by the exons ATGTCTGGACTTCACTTAAAGAAAATATTTTGCCAAGCTGCAAATAATGGCAGGTGCTATTTCGGACGGCACTTTGGCCTCTGTCACAGGTCATTCAGGACAACCAGTTATCTGCCGTGGAACACCATTAGCTGGACAAGAAAAGGCCTGCTGGCAGTAGACGTCAAGTCCTACAGTACGGCAGAAGAAGAAGTCGCCAAAAAGCCAAGtgctacaaaaaaagtcaacgtCAATGCCAGGAAGGTGATTGGGCATGTTGGCCGGTTGATCCCCTATAAAATGATCCAGGTGTTAGACCAAGATGGGAAGGACATGGGGAAGATGCTGAAAAGGGACGTGATACGCGTCATGGAGAAAGAGAACCTGAAACTGGTAACTGTCTCGCAAAACGCAGATCCCCCAGTATACAAGCTGCTGACTGGTAAAGAGCTTCACGAGGAGCAGCTGAAACTCAGAGATCAGCAGAAACACAGCACCAGCCCCG GTCCCGTCCAGATCAAGGAGATGTCGTTTCTCGCCAGCATTTCACAACATGATCTAGATGTGAAAAGGAAACAGCTTATTCATTGGATCGAGAAAAAGCATCATATACGGATCACTGTGCTGAACAGTCGCACTGTAAATGGACCAGACAAGCTG GCAGTTCTGCAGCAAATGATAGAAAGCATGGTGGATTGTGCTACATGCATGGTGCAACCCAAGGAAAGGAAAGATGGCAGAGCCATGATTTGTGTCCTGCGGCCATTGTCTGCCAAGGAACTGCAGAAACGGAAAGTAGAAGTGACGGCAGAAAAGCAGAGTGATGCCGCTCCTGCTGAAAAGCCTAGTACAAACGACAACCATAGACCAATCCCATAA